The following proteins are co-located in the Flectobacillus major DSM 103 genome:
- a CDS encoding type IV pili methyl-accepting chemotaxis transducer N-terminal domain-containing protein, whose amino-acid sequence MRQKRLTNTYFYVACLIILLLVFNQVVVQYWLYQKNNDSKVINLSGRQRMLSQKINLLFYKIYEGDTAQRQLLLQTFYSLQKTHKGLLQNDKDLSLKAQTDLEVIRLLQQLTPYINYIQKELIYPSHLDKKRLAQISRNQDLFLLKMECIVNKLEKLSDQKLFTIVLAEIMLAILSILVIVLEIIFLVKPITQDLEKQWLKIQEDSIRYKETRNKLKAILNSSSDSNMLISKSYQLLSLNSIAKRNIISLWNSTPNIGDDIFKYITAGTREAFTQDLNKALNGEFVKVEREVHYSDNRKIWFEDTFYPVFDDDSQLVGASFNSTDISERKMFEEKILLQNATLRAIAWQQSHEVRSPVSNIIGLSKLLKSANMLVKGSEQSKYIDLILSETERLDHLIHQIIYKTKELSS is encoded by the coding sequence ATGCGTCAAAAACGATTAACAAATACCTATTTTTATGTAGCATGCTTGATAATTCTTTTACTTGTTTTTAATCAGGTAGTAGTACAATATTGGCTTTATCAGAAAAATAATGACTCTAAAGTCATTAATCTTTCGGGTAGGCAGCGCATGCTATCTCAGAAAATCAACCTGTTGTTTTATAAAATCTATGAAGGCGATACCGCTCAACGACAGTTATTGCTACAAACCTTTTATTCTTTACAAAAAACCCACAAAGGTTTATTACAAAATGATAAGGATTTGTCGTTGAAGGCACAAACAGACCTAGAAGTAATAAGGCTTCTCCAACAGCTTACACCTTATATCAATTATATTCAAAAGGAATTGATATACCCTTCGCATTTAGATAAAAAACGCCTCGCTCAAATTTCGAGAAATCAAGACTTATTTTTGTTGAAAATGGAGTGTATCGTCAACAAGCTCGAAAAGCTATCCGACCAAAAACTTTTTACGATTGTTCTTGCCGAGATTATGCTGGCGATTTTGAGTATTTTGGTAATTGTATTAGAAATTATTTTCTTGGTAAAACCTATTACCCAAGATTTGGAGAAACAATGGCTCAAAATCCAAGAAGATAGTATTCGCTATAAAGAAACCCGCAATAAGCTCAAAGCTATTTTGAACAGCTCGTCAGACAGTAATATGCTTATTAGTAAATCGTACCAACTATTGTCGCTCAATAGTATTGCCAAAAGAAATATTATATCGCTTTGGAATAGTACCCCCAATATTGGCGACGATATATTTAAGTATATTACAGCAGGAACTAGGGAGGCTTTTACTCAAGATTTGAACAAGGCACTCAATGGCGAGTTTGTCAAAGTAGAACGAGAAGTTCATTATTCCGATAATCGTAAAATTTGGTTTGAAGACACTTTTTACCCTGTTTTCGATGATGACAGCCAGCTTGTGGGGGCTTCATTCAATTCTACCGATATTAGCGAAAGGAAAATGTTTGAAGAAAAAATCCTGTTACAAAATGCCACCTTACGAGCCATTGCTTGGCAACAGTCGCACGAGGTAAGAAGTCCTGTTTCTAATATTATTGGCTTGTCTAAATTACTCAAAAGTGCCAATATGCTGGTAAAGGGCAGCGAACAAAGTAAATATATTGATTTGATTTTGAGCGAAACCGAGCGGCTCGACCATCTGATTCATCAAATTATCTATAAAACCAAGGAGCTTTCATCTTAA
- a CDS encoding TIGR03364 family FAD-dependent oxidoreductase, whose protein sequence is MKKYDLIVVGAGNLGTFHAFHALQMGKSVLMLEKDSEPMEATVRNFGQVVPSGQALDTWFEYGRKSLKIYKSIQDKFDISARQNGSYYFASDDDEAKLLEEARALFKMRDYPSELLNRKSCFERVPALNNSYYKQGLFFPEEFSVEPRTMVHRVRQLLESDYHLDFVNNTTVVDCWVKNGLCEVKTSKGTTFWSDKVAICNGRDFKALYPSVFEESGMKVSKLNMMSTYPIKEVTLKGNILSGLSIRRYDSFKSCSSYTTISQPEWQKPYNQWGIHLLFKQALNGSIIIGDSHEYAGVLESASLDFGINMSINDLILKEAKRILNLPNWGIQNYWAGYYSQTEDGGVFEYEIDDKIFIATGIGGKGMTTSPGYAQKRIGDIFRK, encoded by the coding sequence ATGAAAAAATATGATTTAATAGTAGTAGGAGCGGGCAATCTAGGAACATTCCACGCTTTTCATGCCTTACAAATGGGTAAGTCGGTACTGATGCTGGAAAAAGATTCAGAACCTATGGAAGCCACAGTACGTAACTTTGGGCAAGTTGTACCTTCGGGACAAGCCCTTGATACGTGGTTTGAATACGGCAGGAAGTCACTAAAGATATATAAAAGTATTCAAGACAAATTTGACATTAGTGCTCGCCAAAATGGTTCGTACTATTTTGCCTCCGACGACGATGAAGCCAAATTGCTGGAAGAAGCCCGTGCCTTATTCAAAATGCGAGATTACCCAAGTGAGCTATTGAATAGAAAAAGCTGTTTTGAACGTGTACCTGCCTTGAATAACTCCTATTACAAACAAGGCTTGTTTTTTCCTGAAGAGTTTTCGGTAGAACCCCGCACAATGGTACATCGTGTTCGACAATTATTGGAGAGCGATTACCACCTTGACTTTGTCAATAATACAACGGTAGTAGATTGTTGGGTAAAAAATGGCCTTTGCGAAGTAAAAACCTCGAAAGGAACAACTTTTTGGAGCGACAAAGTGGCTATCTGTAATGGGCGAGATTTCAAGGCATTGTATCCAAGTGTTTTTGAAGAAAGCGGCATGAAAGTTAGTAAGCTCAATATGATGTCGACTTATCCAATAAAAGAAGTTACCCTAAAAGGTAATATTCTATCTGGGCTGTCTATTCGTCGTTACGATAGCTTTAAGTCGTGTAGCTCATATACTACTATTTCGCAACCCGAATGGCAAAAGCCTTATAATCAATGGGGTATTCATTTATTATTTAAACAAGCCCTCAATGGCTCTATTATTATTGGCGATTCGCACGAATATGCAGGTGTGTTGGAGTCTGCAAGTTTAGATTTTGGGATCAATATGTCTATCAATGACTTGATTTTGAAAGAAGCCAAGCGAATATTGAATTTACCCAACTGGGGTATCCAAAATTATTGGGCAGGGTATTACTCACAAACCGAAGATGGTGGCGTATTTGAATACGAAATCGACGACAAGATTTTTATAGCCACAGGTATTGGGGGTAAAGGGATGACCACATCGCCAGGCTATGCCCAAAAACGAATAGGAGATATTTTTAGAAAATAA
- a CDS encoding HAD hydrolase-like protein has protein sequence MDWDFQQPLLNNISTKSLINTSMNPIELVVFDMAGTTVQDRHEVEVCFMQAAARTGLSVTPERVLALQGYAKKQVFEMLWTELLGENHPDIQGFVDVSYIEFCSILENHYIEHDVVPTEGCLEIFDYLRSKQIKIALTTGFYRKVANIILQKLGWLQHLNEQYLNIGAGIIDLSVTSDDVERGRPEPLMIQYAMNKLGVQDSKRVINIGDTPSDLKSGMRAGCRLSLGVTNGTHTRQQLTIHRNDGLLPNVLALKPMIEAIESKVVSSVTF, from the coding sequence ATGGACTGGGACTTCCAACAACCCTTGCTCAATAATATTAGTACTAAATCTTTAATCAATACCTCTATGAATCCAATTGAATTGGTTGTTTTTGATATGGCTGGTACAACTGTACAAGACCGCCATGAAGTTGAAGTTTGTTTTATGCAAGCCGCTGCAAGAACAGGTTTGAGCGTAACCCCCGAACGAGTGCTGGCATTACAAGGTTATGCCAAAAAACAAGTATTTGAAATGTTATGGACTGAGTTATTGGGCGAAAACCATCCCGATATACAAGGTTTTGTAGATGTATCGTATATTGAATTTTGCTCAATTTTAGAAAATCACTATATCGAACACGATGTTGTACCTACCGAAGGCTGCCTAGAAATCTTTGATTACCTAAGAAGTAAACAAATCAAAATTGCTCTCACCACAGGATTCTATCGGAAAGTAGCCAATATCATTTTACAAAAATTGGGCTGGCTTCAGCACCTCAACGAACAATATCTCAATATCGGTGCGGGTATTATTGACCTATCTGTAACCTCCGACGATGTAGAAAGAGGCCGCCCCGAACCACTGATGATTCAGTATGCAATGAACAAGCTGGGAGTACAAGATAGCAAGCGTGTCATAAATATTGGCGATACCCCTTCCGACCTCAAGTCGGGTATGCGTGCGGGCTGTAGGTTGTCGTTGGGGGTTACTAACGGTACTCATACACGTCAGCAACTAACTATTCATCGCAACGATGGCCTGTTACCTAATGTGCTGGCTCTGAAGCCTATGATAGAGGCTATTGAAAGTAAAGTTGTTAGTTCAGTTACTTTCTAA
- a CDS encoding DUF5690 family protein, producing the protein MAHSLRNFLQKQSRLFTGLFLGLSAFSTYFCMYAFRKPFAAGQYQDIFLWGVDYKIILVVAQVLGYATAKGLGIKIVAEVKPQQRILYIIGMIVYSEINLLMFALVPAPDNWMFMYLNGLGLGMIYGLVFSFLEGRRITDLLGAGLAVSFIVSSGIIKSIARFAINLGISEFWMPFIVGLCFFPLLVLSVWAMNQVPKPDEQDKAERVERVPMFAKQRKKFMKKYGLGMSLLVIIYVLMTIFRDIRDNFGVEIWQELGITDISVFSETEVIIGIAISGMTGAAYLIKNHKMALWFNHFMIFSGCTLMLLATFSYNNHGSTGYWWMVLTGLGLYMVYVPFNGMLFDRLLAALKERGNVGFLFYTADFCGYLGSVIVLLIKNFGKNNLSWLSLLNAFAQLLPTLCIILVISSYFYFNQIFNQKSNSGINLLGTLNRAQ; encoded by the coding sequence ATGGCTCATTCTTTGCGTAATTTTCTCCAAAAACAATCACGATTATTCACAGGCTTATTTTTGGGCTTGTCTGCTTTTAGCACCTATTTCTGTATGTATGCTTTCAGAAAGCCTTTTGCCGCGGGCCAATATCAAGATATATTCCTTTGGGGAGTTGACTATAAAATTATCTTGGTGGTAGCCCAAGTATTGGGCTATGCCACAGCCAAAGGGTTGGGTATCAAAATTGTTGCCGAGGTAAAACCCCAACAACGGATACTATATATAATAGGTATGATTGTCTATTCCGAAATCAATTTATTGATGTTTGCCCTTGTGCCTGCCCCCGACAACTGGATGTTTATGTACCTCAATGGTCTTGGCTTGGGTATGATTTATGGTTTGGTATTTAGTTTTTTGGAAGGTCGTCGTATTACCGACTTGTTAGGGGCTGGTTTGGCCGTAAGCTTTATTGTGTCTTCGGGTATTATCAAAAGCATTGCTCGCTTTGCTATCAACCTAGGAATCAGCGAGTTTTGGATGCCATTTATTGTTGGCTTATGTTTTTTTCCGCTATTGGTATTATCGGTTTGGGCTATGAACCAAGTGCCAAAGCCCGACGAACAAGACAAGGCTGAACGTGTAGAACGTGTACCGATGTTTGCCAAACAACGTAAAAAGTTTATGAAAAAATATGGACTAGGAATGTCTCTTCTAGTAATTATTTACGTATTGATGACTATTTTTAGAGATATTAGAGACAATTTTGGGGTTGAAATTTGGCAAGAACTCGGTATAACCGATATTTCTGTTTTTTCTGAAACCGAAGTTATTATTGGCATTGCCATTAGTGGAATGACAGGGGCGGCATATCTTATCAAAAATCATAAAATGGCTCTTTGGTTTAATCATTTTATGATTTTTTCGGGATGTACCTTGATGCTCTTGGCTACTTTTTCTTATAATAACCATGGCTCAACGGGTTACTGGTGGATGGTACTTACGGGCTTGGGCTTGTATATGGTATATGTTCCCTTCAATGGTATGCTTTTTGACCGCCTCCTTGCAGCCTTAAAAGAACGTGGAAATGTGGGTTTTCTGTTTTATACAGCCGACTTCTGCGGTTATTTGGGCAGTGTAATTGTACTTTTGATTAAAAACTTTGGTAAAAATAACCTTTCTTGGCTGAGCTTGCTCAATGCTTTTGCTCAACTATTACCTACTCTTTGTATTATTTTAGTGATTTCGTCGTATTTCTATTTCAATCAGATATTCAATCAAAAATCTAATTCGGGCATTAATTTATTAGGAACATTAAATAGAGCCCAGTAA
- a CDS encoding SusC/RagA family TonB-linked outer membrane protein, which yields MKKILPMLEKFQRDFTWFMTSMFVPVMLLLCSFSSMAQITGKVNASDDNAPLPGVSVRVKGSDKGTTTGADGAFKISAKSQDVLVFTFIGFGSQEITVGNKSVINVSLTPDNKMLQEVVFTALGISKDKRSLTNSIQTVQGAELIKAREPNPINSLSGKVAGLTVGASSELLGRPNLVLRGNSDLLFVVDGVPINSDTWNISADDIETYSVLKGPNAAALYGFRGKNGAILIKTKKGSKDKRGFSVEFNSSTMVENGFNAIPKVQDAYGPGDHGVYEFVDGRGGGKNDGDYDIWGPKFEGQLIPQYDSPVVNGVRQGTPWVARGKDNLTRFLRNGLQSNNNIAISSSNDKYDLRFSLSHNYQKGIVPNTQLNSTNFNISAGYNFSQKLRLEANLNYNRQSTPNIPDVNYGPNSLIYNMVLWGGADWDVDQMRNYWQAGKEGYQQIYAEYQRYNNPYFVAYEWTRGHYKNDIYGYASLNYKLNDNLEITGRTSLTTYDLFRNEKFPFSATVYGREEAKGDYREDKRTLFENNTDVLVKYSKVFNDVFDVKVWGGGNIRNFSYQSSYVTTDYLNTPGVYTFSNSLRPIKAFSYTSDMEVQSAYYSADLAYKGFVTFSTTGRVDRLSTLPKGNNTFFYPSFGLSTVISDYVKLPETISFFKLRGSYANVKDGLTRSTIGATPSASYPLGYGTEYASSYDGPNYANSVGYGIAPGYNNNPSAAYSDRLNNPDLKPNSTEQIEAGLEFSLLKNRISGEVTYFVSNDGPRIFSRDLSQTTGYTNAIVNGIRTQKTGWEVTLKGTPVKAKNFSWDVAVNWSTYQETLKEIFGNITSLPSSYFVSGNPSNINIKIGDRIDPVIVSSFARTPDGQIINDAGGRPIVLPKGQFQGYANPDYVFGINNKFNYKNWSMNILFDGRVGGVTEDYIRRQSFRGGRHIETIEGALGAAREQDVKGIKSYVGEGVKLVEGTPAYDPATGVITNYSELKYAPNDIKTFAQDYISRYNSTAEGNMMSKTFSKIREVTISYNFPAAVLGKSFIKQASVSFVGRNLFYFVDSKHSGVDLDQYTGLSTSTGLQTPTMKRFGVNFNLTF from the coding sequence ATGAAGAAAATTTTACCCATGCTCGAAAAGTTTCAACGAGACTTTACGTGGTTTATGACCTCGATGTTTGTTCCCGTTATGTTGCTATTGTGTTCTTTTAGTTCAATGGCTCAAATCACTGGAAAAGTTAATGCTTCAGACGACAATGCTCCGCTTCCAGGTGTTTCGGTTCGTGTAAAGGGAAGCGACAAAGGTACTACAACGGGTGCCGACGGAGCTTTCAAAATTTCGGCCAAAAGCCAAGACGTATTAGTATTTACATTTATTGGGTTTGGTAGTCAGGAAATAACCGTTGGAAACAAATCTGTTATCAACGTAAGTTTAACGCCCGATAACAAAATGCTACAAGAAGTAGTATTTACGGCTTTGGGGATTTCAAAAGACAAGCGTTCGTTGACCAACTCTATCCAGACTGTTCAGGGAGCAGAGCTTATCAAAGCCCGTGAACCCAACCCTATCAACTCGTTGTCGGGCAAAGTGGCAGGCTTAACAGTAGGTGCTTCGTCCGAACTATTGGGTCGTCCTAATTTGGTATTAAGAGGTAATTCTGATTTATTGTTTGTAGTAGATGGTGTACCTATCAACTCAGACACTTGGAATATCTCGGCCGATGATATTGAAACCTATTCGGTTTTGAAAGGGCCCAACGCAGCGGCTTTGTATGGTTTTCGTGGCAAAAACGGAGCTATTCTTATCAAAACTAAAAAAGGTTCTAAAGATAAACGTGGTTTTTCCGTTGAATTTAATTCTTCAACGATGGTAGAAAATGGCTTCAACGCTATTCCGAAAGTCCAAGATGCTTATGGACCTGGAGACCACGGAGTTTATGAGTTCGTAGATGGTCGTGGTGGCGGTAAAAATGACGGCGACTACGACATCTGGGGACCAAAATTTGAAGGCCAGTTGATTCCTCAATACGACAGCCCTGTAGTAAATGGTGTTCGCCAAGGTACACCGTGGGTGGCTCGTGGTAAAGACAATTTGACTCGTTTCTTGCGTAACGGCTTGCAGTCGAACAACAACATTGCTATTTCTTCAAGCAATGACAAATACGACCTCCGCTTCTCGCTTTCGCATAATTACCAAAAAGGGATTGTTCCAAATACCCAATTAAATTCTACCAACTTCAATATTTCGGCTGGTTATAATTTCTCACAAAAATTGCGTTTGGAAGCTAACCTCAACTACAACCGCCAGTCTACTCCTAATATCCCTGACGTAAACTATGGCCCCAACTCGCTGATTTACAACATGGTATTGTGGGGTGGTGCCGACTGGGACGTAGACCAAATGCGTAACTACTGGCAGGCAGGCAAAGAAGGTTATCAGCAGATTTATGCCGAATATCAGCGTTATAACAACCCTTATTTTGTAGCTTACGAATGGACACGAGGCCATTATAAAAATGATATTTATGGATATGCTTCGTTAAACTACAAGCTGAACGACAACCTAGAAATTACAGGACGTACTTCGTTGACAACTTATGACCTTTTCCGCAACGAAAAATTCCCATTCTCGGCTACTGTATATGGCCGTGAAGAAGCCAAAGGTGACTACCGTGAAGACAAAAGAACGTTGTTTGAAAACAATACCGATGTTCTTGTGAAATACAGCAAAGTGTTCAACGACGTATTCGATGTAAAAGTGTGGGGCGGTGGTAATATCCGTAACTTTAGCTATCAGTCGAGCTATGTAACCACCGACTACCTCAATACCCCAGGCGTATATACATTCTCGAACTCGTTGCGTCCTATCAAGGCATTTAGTTATACTTCAGACATGGAAGTACAAAGTGCCTATTATTCGGCCGACTTAGCTTACAAAGGTTTTGTGACATTCTCGACGACAGGTCGTGTTGACCGTTTGTCAACTTTACCAAAAGGCAATAACACCTTCTTCTATCCATCATTTGGTTTGAGTACTGTTATTTCTGATTATGTAAAATTGCCTGAAACTATTTCGTTCTTCAAGCTAAGAGGTTCGTATGCCAACGTAAAAGATGGTTTGACACGCTCAACTATCGGTGCAACACCAAGTGCCTCGTATCCATTGGGCTATGGTACTGAATATGCGTCTTCTTACGACGGCCCTAACTATGCCAACTCGGTAGGTTATGGTATTGCACCTGGCTATAACAACAACCCTTCGGCTGCTTATTCTGACAGATTAAATAACCCTGACCTAAAACCAAACTCGACCGAACAAATTGAAGCAGGTTTGGAATTTAGCTTGTTGAAAAACAGAATCAGTGGCGAAGTAACTTATTTTGTATCAAACGATGGCCCACGTATTTTTAGCCGTGATTTGTCGCAAACTACAGGTTATACCAACGCTATCGTAAATGGTATTAGAACCCAAAAAACAGGTTGGGAAGTTACCTTGAAAGGTACACCAGTAAAAGCCAAAAACTTTAGTTGGGATGTTGCCGTAAACTGGTCTACTTACCAAGAAACATTGAAAGAGATTTTTGGCAATATCACCTCACTTCCATCAAGCTATTTTGTAAGCGGTAACCCTTCAAATATCAATATCAAAATCGGTGATAGAATCGACCCCGTAATTGTTTCTTCTTTTGCTCGTACCCCAGACGGTCAGATTATCAATGATGCTGGTGGCCGCCCGATTGTGTTACCAAAAGGCCAGTTCCAAGGATACGCCAACCCCGACTATGTGTTTGGTATCAATAACAAATTCAACTACAAAAATTGGTCGATGAATATCTTGTTTGATGGCCGTGTTGGTGGTGTTACCGAAGACTATATCCGTCGTCAGTCGTTCAGAGGTGGCCGTCATATCGAAACCATTGAAGGAGCTTTGGGTGCAGCCCGCGAACAAGACGTAAAAGGTATTAAATCGTATGTGGGTGAAGGCGTAAAACTGGTAGAGGGTACTCCTGCTTATGACCCAGCAACAGGTGTGATTACCAATTATTCGGAACTAAAATATGCACCAAACGACATCAAAACTTTTGCTCAGGATTATATCAGCCGTTATAACTCTACAGCCGAAGGCAATATGATGAGCAAGACTTTCTCTAAAATCCGTGAAGTAACTATTTCTTATAACTTCCCAGCAGCTGTTTTAGGAAAATCATTTATCAAACAAGCTTCTGTATCGTTTGTTGGTCGTAACTTATTCTACTTCGTAGATAGCAAACATAGCGGCGTTGACCTTGACCAATACACTGGCTTGAGTACAAGCACTGGTTTACAAACACCAACGATGAAACGTTTTGGTGTAAACTTTAACTTGACTTTCTAA
- a CDS encoding SusD/RagB family nutrient-binding outer membrane lipoprotein, whose amino-acid sequence MKKYILSLFLLGSLASCSDYELLEKNPNLATSVPSELVLRTVLSNMNEGAWNTPMRNAQFYCSNYNYYDNNEYNWSAASLQFTLLKNVVKMEEEAKRSGAKDINPYSALGKFLRAYFYTKMTLNVGDLPVKDALKGLTVDQPKYDTQKDVFVQVLKWLDESNSDFAQLIVNGDKTLAGDIYFNGDLSKWQKAVNSLKLRVLIHLSKKADDTDLKVKQEFANIISNPTKYPLMTSVSESLQYSWSAINKYPRNPDNFGNNATRENMAKTYIDLLKVNHDPRLFVVAEPAEAKIKAGLSATDFNAYEGASSGEDLADMSTKVLKGEYSFQSRKRYYSSYTGENTFIISYPEMCFNIAEGINRGWATGNAQDWYEKGIKGSMEFYGISNTTDYLAQATVQYKGNNTQGLTQILNQKYVAFFQNSGYEAFFNQRRTGIPTFLIGPGTGNSTRIPKRFQYPQSEFTTNKTNVEEALKRQFTDGKDDINYDLWLLK is encoded by the coding sequence ATGAAAAAATATATTTTATCTCTGTTTTTATTAGGTAGCTTGGCTAGTTGCAGCGACTACGAACTTCTTGAGAAAAACCCCAATTTGGCTACTTCTGTACCTTCCGAGCTTGTTTTGCGTACTGTACTAAGTAATATGAACGAAGGGGCTTGGAATACCCCAATGCGTAATGCCCAGTTCTATTGCTCAAATTATAACTATTACGACAACAACGAATACAACTGGTCGGCGGCTTCATTGCAGTTTACACTATTGAAAAATGTTGTTAAAATGGAAGAAGAAGCCAAAAGAAGTGGGGCAAAAGATATAAACCCTTATTCGGCTTTGGGTAAGTTTTTGAGAGCTTATTTCTACACAAAAATGACCCTCAATGTAGGTGATTTACCTGTTAAGGATGCCCTAAAAGGACTCACCGTTGACCAACCCAAATATGACACACAAAAAGATGTTTTTGTTCAAGTACTAAAGTGGCTCGACGAATCCAATAGCGACTTTGCTCAGTTGATTGTTAATGGCGACAAAACTTTGGCAGGTGATATTTATTTCAACGGCGATTTGAGCAAATGGCAAAAAGCTGTAAATAGCCTTAAACTGCGTGTTTTGATTCACCTAAGCAAAAAGGCCGATGATACAGATTTGAAGGTAAAACAAGAATTTGCTAATATTATCAGCAATCCTACCAAATACCCTTTAATGACTTCGGTTAGCGAAAGCTTGCAATATTCTTGGAGTGCTATCAACAAATACCCTCGCAACCCCGACAATTTCGGTAACAATGCCACGCGTGAAAACATGGCCAAAACTTATATCGACTTGTTGAAAGTAAACCATGACCCACGCCTATTTGTGGTGGCCGAGCCCGCTGAAGCCAAAATCAAAGCTGGCCTTTCGGCTACTGACTTCAATGCTTATGAAGGGGCTAGTTCGGGCGAAGACCTTGCCGATATGTCTACCAAAGTATTGAAAGGGGAATATTCTTTCCAAAGCCGTAAGCGTTATTATTCATCTTACACAGGCGAAAACACTTTTATTATTAGCTACCCAGAAATGTGTTTTAATATTGCCGAGGGTATCAACCGCGGTTGGGCTACAGGCAATGCTCAGGACTGGTACGAAAAAGGTATCAAAGGGTCAATGGAATTTTATGGGATTAGCAATACTACCGATTATTTGGCTCAGGCTACGGTTCAATACAAAGGCAATAATACACAAGGATTAACCCAAATTTTGAACCAAAAATATGTTGCATTCTTCCAAAACTCTGGATATGAGGCATTTTTCAACCAAAGAAGAACAGGTATCCCTACGTTTTTAATTGGCCCAGGAACAGGCAATAGTACTCGTATTCCAAAACGTTTTCAATATCCTCAGTCAGAATTTACAACCAACAAAACCAATGTTGAAGAAGCTCTAAAACGCCAGTTTACTGACGGAAAAGACGACATCAACTACGACTTGTGGTTGTTAAAATAG
- a CDS encoding HD domain-containing protein, with protein sequence MDFTNQTTDQKISYLFGLFAQHGHNEYIGEPVTVLEHSLQSAQLAVDAHETPIVVLAALFHDIGHLLPMHESEDMAGNGHLRHEIVGAELLDNIGFPSNMGLLVRNHVQAKRYLTYKHPQYFEQLSEASKITLSFQGGIMTAQEAELFEKHPLFKKSLQLRAWDELAKETNKEVLSINYYYPMAHELFI encoded by the coding sequence ATGGATTTTACTAACCAAACTACCGACCAAAAAATTAGTTATCTATTTGGGCTATTTGCCCAACATGGCCACAACGAGTATATTGGAGAGCCTGTAACTGTTTTGGAACACAGCCTACAGTCGGCACAATTGGCTGTCGATGCCCACGAAACGCCAATAGTGGTCTTGGCCGCACTTTTTCATGACATTGGCCATCTTTTACCTATGCACGAATCGGAAGATATGGCAGGCAATGGCCACCTCCGCCACGAAATAGTTGGGGCTGAATTACTGGATAATATCGGTTTTCCTAGCAATATGGGCTTGCTTGTTAGAAACCACGTTCAGGCCAAAAGGTATTTAACGTATAAGCATCCTCAATACTTTGAGCAACTCTCGGAAGCAAGCAAAATTACGCTATCTTTCCAAGGTGGAATAATGACAGCACAAGAAGCTGAGCTTTTTGAAAAACACCCTCTTTTCAAAAAAAGCCTTCAGCTAAGAGCTTGGGACGAACTAGCCAAAGAAACTAACAAAGAGGTATTGTCTATCAATTATTATTATCCAATGGCTCATGAGCTGTTTATTTAG